One Cuculus canorus isolate bCucCan1 chromosome 34, bCucCan1.pri, whole genome shotgun sequence genomic region harbors:
- the WDR74 gene encoding WD repeat-containing protein 74 isoform X1, with protein sequence MAAPGGYHVWVGAETGALKGVNLRKKQATNFGVLNRGGGVCALCWGGPDQSELLVASLDRSVKLFSTEKGKFTDSWQCPGGDGPFCGIATHDSAIITCVESGLIRVWRQDGTEPLELEAGGGLCRMRQDPVNQQRLGTGGKENALKVWDLERPREPVFRAKNVRNDWLDLRVPIWDRDLQFLSSGKIVTCTAHRQIRVYDPASPQRRPVMEAMFGEAPLTALALPPGETSVVVGSAHGDIAVIDLRKGRVLRCLKGVSGGVRALQCHPLRPLLASCGLDRCLRLHHLGQGHLLHKVYLKSRLTSLLLSTHQDWETEEEEPPPPLEVKEEDEDALWDAMETVATAGNRPKKRKSSGL encoded by the exons ATGGCGGCGCCGGGAGGGTACCACGTGTGGGTGGGGGCCGAGACCGGGGCGCTCAAAG GTGTGAACCTACGGAAGAAGCAGGCGACGAATTTCGGGGTGCTGAACCGCGGGGGGGGCGTCTGTGCCCTGTGCTGGGGGGGCCCCGACCAGAGCGAg CTCCTGGTCGCTTCCCTCGATCGTTCTGTGAAGCTTTTTAGCACAGAAAAAGGTAAATTCACGGATTCCTGGCAGTGCCCGGGGGGGGACGGGCCCTTCTGCGGCATCGCCACGCACGACAG CGCCATCATCACCTGCGTGGAGTCAGGGCTGATCCGCGTTTGGCGTCAGGATGGGACGGAGCCT TTGGAGCTGGAGGCAGGAGGGGGGCTGTGCCGGATGCGCCAGGATCCGGTGAATCAGCAGCGGCTCGGCACCGGCGGCAAGGAGAACGCCCTCAAGGTCTGGGACCTGGAGCGGCCGCGAGAGCCCGTCTTCCGCGCGAAAAAT GTACGGAACGACTGGTTGGATCTGCGGGTGCCGATCTGGGACCGCGACCTCCAGTTCCTGAGCTCCGGAAAAATCGTCACCTGTACCGCCCACCGCCAG ATCCGTGTCTACGACCCTGCGTCCCCCCAGCGGCGCCCGGTGATGGAGGCGATGTTCGGGGAGGCCCCACTGACCGCGCTGGCGCTGCCGCCCGGCGAGAC ttcGGTGGTCGTGGGCAGCGCCCATGGGGACATCGCTGTCATTGACCTCCGCAAGG GCCGAGTGCTGCGGTGCCTAaagggggtgtctgggggggtgCGGGCGCTGCAGTGTCACCCCCTGCGCCCCCTCCTCGCCTCCTGCGGCCTCGATCGCTGCCTCCGCCTGCaccacctgggccaggggcaCCTCCTGCACAAG GTCTACCTGAAGTCCCGCCTGACCTCCCTcctgctcagcacccaccaAGACTGGGAG acagaggaagaagagccCCCCCCGCCGCTTGAGGTgaaggaggaagatgaggacGCGCTGTGGGACGCGATGGAAACCGTCGCGACCGCTGGGAATCGCCCCAAAAAACGGAAGAGTTCGGGACTGtga
- the MEN1 gene encoding menin: MGLKPWQKALFPLRSVGAVVRLFEAELRQPEPDLVLLSLVLGFVEHFLAVNRVLPTNVPGISFEARPGPEPHTLAYFPVAELSIVAALYARFTAQIRGAVDLSLYPRPDGFSSRELVKKVSDVIWNSLSRSYFKDRAHIQSLFSFITGTKLDSSGVAFAVVGACQALGLPDVHLALSEDHAWVAFGPGGQHTAEVTWHGKGNEDRRGQSVSPGVAERSWLYLKGSYLRCSRGMEVAFMVCAINPAIDPHTDSLELLQLQQRLLWLLYDLGHLERYPMALGNLADLEELEPTPGRPDPLTLYHKGIAAARSYYSNEHIYPYLYLAGFHCRNRNVKEALQAWADTATVIQDYNYCREDEEIYKEFFEVANDVIPTLLKEAANAEPHGDAPQAGGGLPALQDPECFAHLLRFYDGICKWEEGSPTPVLHVGWATFLVQSLGRFDGQVRQKVTLVSRDADPPEDEDPSGEDPREGRRRGPRRESKPEEPPLPKKPPERRRPPVPGPRPEESSGAPPAPPNPSQGNPQTVSPGGPVLVFQSEKMKGMKDLLRAPKINSSAIKLQLTAQSQVQLKKQKAAPSDYTLAFLKRPRKGL; this comes from the exons ATGGGGCTGAAGCCGTGGCAGAAGGCTCTGTTTCCTCTGCGCTCGGTGGGCGCTGTCGTTCGGCTTTTCGAGGCTGAGCTTCGGCAGCCGGAACCCGACCTGGTTCTTCTCTCCTTGGTTTTGGGTTTCGTCGAGCATTTTTTGGCCGTCAATCGCGTCCTTCCCACCAACGTTCCGGGTATCAGCTTCGAGGCTCGTCCCGGCCCTGAGCCCCACACTCTCGCCTACTTCCCCGTGGCCGAACTTTCCATCGTGGCGGCGCTTTACGCCCGTTTCACGGCTCAGATTCGCGGCGCCGTCGACCTTTCGCTCTACCCGCGTCCTGACGGCTTCTCGTCCCGCGAGCTCGTCAAGAAGGTCTCCGACGTCATCTGGAACAGCCTCAGCCGCTCTTATTTCAAGGATCGCGCCCACATccagtccctcttcagcttcaTCACCG GGACGAAGCTGGACAGCTCGGGGGTGGCGTTCGCCGTGGTGGGCGCGTGCCAGGCCCTGGGGCTGCCCGACGTGCACTTGGCTCTGTCGGAGGATCACGCGTGGGTCGCGTTCGGGCCCGGAGGACAACACACGGCTGAGGTCACGTGGCACGGAAAGGGCAACGAGGACCGGCGCGGGCAGAGCGTCAGCCCCGGCGTGGCCGAGAGG agTTGGCTCTATCTGAAGGGTTCGTACCTTCGCTGCTCTCGGGGGATGGAGGTCGCTTTCATGGTTTGTGCCATCAACCCCGCGATCGACCCCCACACCGACAGCCTCgaactgctgcagctccagcag CGCCTGCTCTGGCTCCTCTATGATCTGGGGCACCTGGAGAG ataccccaTGGCTCTGGGGAACCTGGCGgacctggaggagctggagccgACGCCGGGGAGACCCGACCCCCTCACGCTCTACCACAAG ggCATCGCGGCCGCGCGCTCGTACTACTCCAATGAGCACATCTACCCGTACCTGTACCTCGCCGGGTTCCACTGCCGCAACCGGAACGTCAAAGAGGCGCTGCAGGCCTGGGCCGACACCGCCACCGTCATCCAGGA ctacAACTACTGCCGTGAGGATGAGGAGATCTACAAGGAGTTCTTCGAAGTGGCCAACGACGTGATCCCCACGTTGCTGAAGGAGGCGGCCAACGCTGAGCCCCACGGCGACGCCCCACAG GCCGGGGGGGGTCTCCCGGCCCTACAGGACCCCGAGTGCTTCGCCCATCTCCTGCGCTTCTACGATGGGATCTGCAAGTGGGAAGAGGGCAGCCCCACGCCCGTCCTGCACGTCGGCTGGGCCACCTTCCTCGTCCAGTCCCTGGGACGCTTCGACGGGCAg GTCCGCCAGAAGGTGACTCTGGTCTCGCGGGACGCCGATCCCCCCGAAGATGAGGACCCCTCGGGCGAAGACCCCCGCGAGGGCCGGCGTCGGGGTCCCCGTCGCGAATCCAAACCCGAGGAACCCCCTCTTCCCAAGAAACCCCCCGAAAGACGCCGACCTCCAGTCCCGGGACCTCGTCCCGAGGAGTCCTCCGGAGCTCCTCCAGcgcccccaaatccttctcaagggaacccccaaactgtTTCCCCCGGAGGTCCCGTCCTGGTGTTCCAGAGTGAGAAGATGAAAGGGATGAAGGACCTTCTTCGCGCCCCAAAAATCAACTCGAGCGCCATCAAACTGCAGTTGACGGCGCAGTCCCAAGTGCAGCTCAAGAAACAGAAGGCGGCGCCCAGCGACTACACCTTGGCTTTCCTCAAGAGACCCCGAAAGGGGCTGTga
- the WDR74 gene encoding WD repeat-containing protein 74 isoform X2, with protein MRQDPVNQQRLGTGGKENALKVWDLERPREPVFRAKNVRNDWLDLRVPIWDRDLQFLSSGKIVTCTAHRQIRVYDPASPQRRPVMEAMFGEAPLTALALPPGETSVVVGSAHGDIAVIDLRKGRVLRCLKGVSGGVRALQCHPLRPLLASCGLDRCLRLHHLGQGHLLHKVYLKSRLTSLLLSTHQDWETEEEEPPPPLEVKEEDEDALWDAMETVATAGNRPKKRKSSGL; from the exons ATGCGCCAGGATCCGGTGAATCAGCAGCGGCTCGGCACCGGCGGCAAGGAGAACGCCCTCAAGGTCTGGGACCTGGAGCGGCCGCGAGAGCCCGTCTTCCGCGCGAAAAAT GTACGGAACGACTGGTTGGATCTGCGGGTGCCGATCTGGGACCGCGACCTCCAGTTCCTGAGCTCCGGAAAAATCGTCACCTGTACCGCCCACCGCCAG ATCCGTGTCTACGACCCTGCGTCCCCCCAGCGGCGCCCGGTGATGGAGGCGATGTTCGGGGAGGCCCCACTGACCGCGCTGGCGCTGCCGCCCGGCGAGAC ttcGGTGGTCGTGGGCAGCGCCCATGGGGACATCGCTGTCATTGACCTCCGCAAGG GCCGAGTGCTGCGGTGCCTAaagggggtgtctgggggggtgCGGGCGCTGCAGTGTCACCCCCTGCGCCCCCTCCTCGCCTCCTGCGGCCTCGATCGCTGCCTCCGCCTGCaccacctgggccaggggcaCCTCCTGCACAAG GTCTACCTGAAGTCCCGCCTGACCTCCCTcctgctcagcacccaccaAGACTGGGAG acagaggaagaagagccCCCCCCGCCGCTTGAGGTgaaggaggaagatgaggacGCGCTGTGGGACGCGATGGAAACCGTCGCGACCGCTGGGAATCGCCCCAAAAAACGGAAGAGTTCGGGACTGtga